The Agrococcus sp. ProA11 genomic sequence CGAACGCGCTGTCGGCGTTCACCCGATTGGGCTTCCGCGGAGAGCTGGAGGGCGAGTCGCTCGCGGCCATCACCACCGAGCTCATCGACGAGTCGCACGAGGTCGATGAGGCGCTGCCGCTGGTCGTCACCGGACGCGCACCGTGGCGCACCGATATCGACACTCGACTGGCGACCCTGTCGGTGCGCGCGCTGCCGCTGCGCCGCGGCGCAGCCCGCTTGGGTGCGATCGTGCTCGTGCGCGATGTGACCGACATGCGTGCGCAGGAGCAGACGCTCATCACCAAGGACGCGACGATCCGCGAGATCCACCACCGCGTCAAGAACAACCTGCAGACCGTCGCCGCGCTGCTGCGCATCCAGTCTCGACGCAGCAGCAGCGAGGAGTCGCGCGCCGCCCTGCAGAACGCCGAGCGACGCGTCTCATCGATCGCCGTGGTGCACGACACGCTCTCGGAGGGCCTCAGCCAGTCGGTCGACTTCGACCAGGTCTTCGACCGAGCGGTCAAGCTCACGAGCGAGGTCGCCTCCACCCAGGGCGGGCAGGTGCGCACCGAGCGGGTCGGCTCCTTCGGCGCGCTGCCGAGCGGGTATGCGACGCCGCTCGCGCTCGCGCTCACCGAGCTCGTCACGAACGCGGTCGAGCACGGCCTGGCGGGGCGCTCGGACGGGCTCGTGCGCATCACCGCCGAGCGCGCCGACGGCTGGCTCACGGTGCGGGTGTGCGACAACGGTGCGGGGCTGCCGCAGGGCCGCGTCGGCTCGGGGCTCGGCACGCAGATCGTGAAGACGCTGGTCACGGGCGAGCTCTCGGGCACGATCGACTGGGGTGCCCGTGCGGTCGAGGGCACGGAGGTCACCGTGAAGGTGCCGCTGGCCTACATCCGAGACGACGACGAGATCGTCTGAGCCAGCTGCTCGTCCCGGCGCACGCAAGAGCGGGGCCGCCCGAAGGCGACCCCGCTGCGATGCGTCTGCTGTCAGCTGGCGCGGCGCGCGCGAGCGGCACGGCGCTTGAGCGCTCGCCGCTCGTCCTCCGACAGGCCGCCCCAGACACCCGAGTCCTGGTTGGTCTCGAGCGCGTACTGGAGGCACATCTCGGTGACCGGGCACGTCGCGCAGACGGCCTTGGCCTTCTCGATCTGCTCGAGCGC encodes the following:
- a CDS encoding histidine kinase N-terminal domain-containing protein is translated as MTSLTSIAERYGLLHELDLRWLHRLGSDFQLLADLAIGDIVLWLPTGDDDGYIAVQHARPAGAATLFYRDIVGQPARSNWREQIGRAFEEGISLEADSPEWGVESDAKVRAFPVRRREAEPSTVLMPRPIAVITRHANHADTRSAGRLERTFRACADELFRMIADGDFPDQSAPSVPRRGAARASDGLITLDQAGTVTFASPNALSAFTRLGFRGELEGESLAAITTELIDESHEVDEALPLVVTGRAPWRTDIDTRLATLSVRALPLRRGAARLGAIVLVRDVTDMRAQEQTLITKDATIREIHHRVKNNLQTVAALLRIQSRRSSSEESRAALQNAERRVSSIAVVHDTLSEGLSQSVDFDQVFDRAVKLTSEVASTQGGQVRTERVGSFGALPSGYATPLALALTELVTNAVEHGLAGRSDGLVRITAERADGWLTVRVCDNGAGLPQGRVGSGLGTQIVKTLVTGELSGTIDWGARAVEGTEVTVKVPLAYIRDDDEIV
- a CDS encoding WhiB family transcriptional regulator, whose amino-acid sequence is MDWRDDAACLTVDPELFFPVGNTGPALEQIEKAKAVCATCPVTEMCLQYALETNQDSGVWGGLSEDERRALKRRAARARRAS